In a single window of the Nicotiana tomentosiformis chromosome 8, ASM39032v3, whole genome shotgun sequence genome:
- the LOC138891374 gene encoding protein neprosin-like, giving the protein MTASLWNPHVEGQQHSACRLKIQKGSDILQVGWRVDPTLYKDNKTRLFVHFQAGNTHCFNALCPGFVLVNTELPVDMVFDEISHRGDQQMAEITMFIDRDLANGNWWLLIGENHEQVGFWPQAIFTDLASFATNVEMGGVAYSSPGVPEPPMGAGCSLAVDPRYDAYCRRPNVLNDKGYFNPLFNKEPVVYKESTLFNSTRHKIYMNSTMTLEHWERDREIKKKTVKKKERRKW; this is encoded by the exons ATGACAGCTAGTTTATGGAATCCTCATGTTGAAGGTCAACAACACAGTGCATGCCGACTAAAAATTCAAAAAGGGTCAGATATTTTACAAGTTGGTTGGAGA GTGGATCCAACATTATACAAGGACAATAAGACTAGGCTTTTTGTACATTTTCAG GCTGGCAATACACATTGCTTCAATGCACTATGTCCTGGATTTGTCCTAGTAAATACTGAGTTACCTGTTGATATGGTCTTTGATGAGATTTCACACCGTGGAGATCAACAAATGGCAGAGATCACAATGTTTATCGACCGG GATCTCGCTAATGGAAACTGGTGGCTTTTGATTGGTGAAAACCACGAACAAGTTGGTTTTTGGCCTCAAGCGATTTTCACTGACTTGGCAAGCTTTGCTACTAACGTTGAGATGGGAGGAGTTGCATATAGTTCACCAGGTGTGCCTGAACCTCCAATGGGCGCCGGTTGCTCGCTTGCTGTAGATCCTAGGTATGATGCTTATTGTAGGAGACCTAATGTTTTAAATGATAAAG GGTATTTCAATCCTTTGTTTAATAAAGAACCAGTTGTTTACAAAGAATCAACTCTCTtcaactctactagacacaaaaTTTACATGAACTCAACCATGACTCTAGAACATTGGGAACGAGATCGAGAGATCAAAAAGAAAACAGTTAAGAAAAAGGAAAGGAGAAAGTGGTAG
- the LOC104101389 gene encoding protein neprosin-like: protein MYLVNQRKVVLQILMVLYVLLSYDGVQGEIKLSKVEDLELEKQLKLLNKPATKIIKTKYGDIYDCVDFYKQPAFDHPLLKNHDFHPKMKPTLARTRQNSNTSATNWSSSIWLKERGCPFGTVPIKRVIKDDLI, encoded by the exons ATGTATCTAGTAAATCAA CGAAAGGTTGTTCTACAAATTTTGATGGTGCTATATGTTCTTCTGAGTTATGACGGAGTTCAAGGAGAAATAAAATTATCCAAAGTAGAGGATTTAGAGTTGGAGAAGCAACTTAAACTTTTGAACAAGCCAGCAACCAAAATAATTAAG ACAAAATATGGGGATATATACGATTGTGTTGATTTCTACAAACAACCTGCGTTTGATCATCCATTATTAAAGAATCACGATTTTCATCCCAAG ATGAAACCTACTTTAGCTAGGACACGGCAAAATTCAAATACCTCAGCAACTAATTGGTCATCTAGCATATGGTTAAAGGAAAGAGGTTGTCCTTTCGGAACAGTTCCTATTAAAAGAGTTATCAAAGATGATCTTATTTGA
- the LOC104101392 gene encoding uncharacterized protein, whose protein sequence is MPHLSFDEQMKPVLTRTLHNSDISPANKLSNIWSKKKGCPFGTVPIRRVTKDDLIRHRHIPPPETIVEAQLTNRAIAQIPNNPNNKFAGAGMTANIYNPHVEGRQHSACRLKIFKGSDVLQVGWRVSLADCS, encoded by the exons ATGCCGCATTTAAGTTTTGATGAACAGATGAAACCTGTTTTAACAAGGACACTGCATAATTCAGATATCTCACCAGCTAATAAGTTATCGAACATATGGTCAAAGAAAAAAGGTTGTCCTTTTGGAACCGTTCCTATTAGAAGAGTTACTAAAGATGACCTTATTAGACACAGACATATTCCGCCGCCAGAAACTATCGTTGAAGCTCAATTGACTAAT CGTGCAATAGCTCAAATTccaaataatccaaataataagTTTGCCGGAGCTGGAATGACGGCCAATATATATAATCCTCATGTTGAAGGTCGTCAACACAGTGCATGTCGACTGAAAATCTTCAAAGGATCAGACGTTTTACAAGTTGGTTGGAGAGTAAGTTTAGCCGATTGTTCATGA
- the LOC117278000 gene encoding uncharacterized protein — protein sequence MTSKESDTGVVDPVREIVESESELKDEVHRLKHQMAKMYQAWIRGHPPPLFPDNYTENPAFILPLEQAQNPTIVDLSPQHAPDTQYYAPEPTFKIIDPYSYTPHFEPPVETEKPSRNVEQDEIFRKVKSLEQSLKNMQGIGSQVSVAYKDLSLFPDFQLPAGFKMPKFDMYDGHRDPVAYLRGFCSKMRSAGGKDELLMVYFSQSLSGEALEWYTRQDASRWYTWDDLAQVFAQHFQYNIDIVPDRLSLTKVEKKPCESFREYGFRWREQAALVNPSMEEDEMVEYFLQSLEPTYFGHLISAIGKSFNDVVKMGGMVEEGLKSSKIMSYSAIKATTQAIQSGIGSLLRKNKKDDVAMFISGSWHGPRGLPHQYTRPRPQPQAYTQDPYNLSQYYFPPQDPQYSVRPPQYHVHHVQSYAQPPPYPQWRAPTPQNPYPPPQPYRNLTGPSFLPRPDYRKEKQQWKETFTPLGELYARHDTEKCWHLKRAIQELIDTNQIVVQILEVPNINQNPLSAHAETHMIEIVHKDGEPKNYSKFVMMIRASKSNPVKAPDSAKAMPLTVEGVSENLSTLNVKPSVLVVKGPPIDAEANQEKQKVVLSGVPGKPIIIVEGARITPVIIKPVTQLPMVDTKVVPWNYKQVIVTYKGKEVEEEVNETGGLTRSGRCFSPEELRKAKPFKDGHISVKKPVTEEEAEEFLKKMKIQDYSIVEQQEIVMHGDENLSAYNDTTVPFIEVEDYKEPWVYQMFETVSVEKIPKGKCIPGQKLPSASVMVANEMLKNGFMSGKGLGSSLQGIVPPVCPRECFGIFGLGFTLTGKDVKRAKSLKRKAWSLPKHVPHISKSFVSVVPKPVVNFDEELIKSSFYDGFNDVTCMRNFQPNLKSQSNSEITIQEVECDDETEYDEKAAFEEINRELKHFEEKTKPNLNETKAINLGDQDNVRETKIIHKLPTDPAFPPVKQKLRKFKTDMSVKIKEEITMQLDAKVIWVTRYPTWLANVVPVPKKDGKTRILMDEEEEEKIAFITPWGTYYYRVMPFDLKNAGATYMRAMNTIFHDMIHKEIEVYVDDVIIKSKKQSDHVGDLRKIFQRLRRYKLKLNPAKCAFGVPSGKLLGFIVSRCNIELDPSKIKAIQQLPPPKNKTEVMSLLGRLNYISRFIAELTTTCEPIFRLLKRNAARRIAKWQILLTEFDIIYVTRTAMKAQALAEHLAENPVDEEYEPLKTYFPDEEVMYVDEVDLEEKPGWKLFFDGAANMKGVGIGVVLICETRSIEFRHIPRIHNEIIDALATLASMLHHPYKTYVDPLHIQVRDQHTYCNVVEEEIDGEPWFHDVKEYIESGIYPVHAIGDQKRTIRHLASGFYLSREILYKRTLDLGLLRCIDAKQSSTIMAEVHAGFCGSHMSGYVLAKNILRAGYYWLTMERDYISFVRKCHQCQVRGDLIHSPPSELHTMSAPWPFVAWDMDAIGPIELAASNGHRFILVAIDYFTKWVEAVQLLICWYMKLRHLYLRKLRIQSLQIVAEAEIDDDEWVKTRLEQLSLINEKILAVVCHGQLYQKRIARAYNKKVRPRKFEVGQLVLKRILPHQAEAKGKFAPNWQGPFIVTNVLPNSALYLTDIEGKCVDMAINSDAVKRYYV from the exons ATGACTAGCAAAGAGTCGGACACGGGTGTTGTTGACCCGGTGAGGGAGATTGTAGAATCGGAGTCTGAATTGAAAGATGAGGTCCAcaggttgaagcatcaaatggcAAAAATGTATCAAGCCTGGATTAGGGGGCATCCTCCACCTTTATTCCCCGATAACTACACAGAAAATCCCGCTTTCATCCTACCACTGGAACAAGCCCAGAATCCCACCATCGTTGATCTTTCCCCTCAACATGCACCGG ATACCCAATATTATGCTCCAGAACCAACTTTCAAAATCATAGATCCCTATTCCTACACCCCTCACTTTGAACCTCCTGTTGAAACTGAGAAACCATCTCGGAACGTGGAGCAGGATGAGAtattcaggaaagtgaagagtttagagcaatctttgaagaacatgcaagggataggaagccaagtaagtgtggcttacaaggatttaAGTTTATTCCCTGATTTCCAACTGCCTgctgggttcaagatgcccaagtttgacATGTATGATGGACATAGAGATCCCGTGGCCTATTTGAGAGGATTTTGCAGCAAGATGAGAAGTGCTGGTGGGAAAGACGAATTATTAATGGTGTATTTCAGTCAGAGTTTGAGTGGGGAGGCTTTGgaatggtacacccgccaagacgctagcaggtggtacacatgggacGACTTGGCTCAGGTCTTTGCTCagcactttcagtacaatatagacattgtcccagatcgcctatctttgaccaaggtagagaagaagccttgtgagagctttagggaatatggtttcagatggagagaacaagctgcactGGTCAATCCTTCaatggaagaagatgagatggtcgagtactttcttcaaTCCCTAGAGCCTacttactttggccatttgatctcagccataggtaagtccttcaacgatgtggtaaagatgggaggaatggtggaagagggactcaagtcgagcaagatcatgagctactccgCCATAAAAGCAACCACACAGGCAATTCAAAGTGGCATCGGAAGCCTgttaagaaaaaataagaaagatGATGTCGCTATGTTTATCTCTGGATCATGGCATGGCCCAAGGGGTTTGCCTCACCAGTACACCCGACCTCGACCCCAACCTCAAGCCTACACCCAAGATCCATATAATCTATCCCAATATTATTTCCCACCACAAGACCCTCAATATTCAGTCAGACcaccccaataccatgttcaccacGTACAGTCATATGCAcaaccccctccttacccgcaatggcgtgctccaactccacaaaatccttATCCACCCCCACAACCATATCGAAACCTTACTGGTCCAAGCTTTCTACCAAGGCCGGATTATAGGAAAGAGAAGCAGCAGTggaaagaaaccttcacccctcttggagagtTGTATGCCA gacacgacacagagaagtgttggcatttgaagagggcgatccaagagcttattgatacaaatcaaattgtggtccaGATCCTGGAGgtgccaaacatcaaccaaaatcctttgtcggcccatgcagagacacatatgattgagatagttcataaggaTGGGGAGCCCAAGAATTATTCTAAGTTTGTCATGATGATCCGGGCTAGCAAAAGTAATCCAGTTAAAGCTCCAGATTCTGCAAAAGCAATGCCCTTGACAGTTGAAGGGGTGTCGGAGAATCTAAGCACGCTCAACGTGAAGCCATCTGTATTGGTTGTGAAAGGGCCTCCGATTGATGCTGAAGCGAACCAGGAAAAGCAAAAAGTAGTTTTGTCAGGGGTCCCGGGAAAGCCTATCATAATCGTGGAAGGGGCTCGTATTACCCCCGTTATTATTAAGCCAGTGACCCAATTACCAATGGTTGACACAAAGGTCGTCCCGTGGAATTACAAACAGGTGATAGTAACATataaagggaaagaagtagaggaagaagtcaatgaaacCGGAGGACTGACTCGTTCTGGGAGATGTTTTAGCCCAGAGGAACTGAGGAAAGCCAAGCCATTCAAGGATGGCCACATCTCAGTAAAGAAGCcggtcaccgaagaagaggctgaagagttcctgaaaaagatgaaaatacaggactattccattgtagagca GCAGGAAATAGTTATGCACGGTGATGAGAACTTGTCTGCTTACAATGACACGACtgttccatttattgaagttgaagattATAAAGAGCCTTGGGTTTACCAAATGTTCGAAACAGTGTCTGTCGAGAAGATTCCTAAGGGAAAATGCATTCCAGGTCAGAAGCTACCCTCCGCGTCCGTtatggtagcaaatgaaatgttgaagaatggttttATGTCGGGCAAAGGTCTGGGTTCATCTTTGCAGGGTATTGTGCCTCCTGTGTGTCCACGTGAatgttttggtatatttggtttgggattcacatTAACAGGGAAGGACGTGAAAAGGGCTAAAAGTTTGAAAAGGAAGGCATGGTCACTTCCTAAGCATGTTCCACACATCTCCAAGTCTTTTGTATCAGTGGTCCCAAAACCTGTGGTCAACTTTGATGAAGAGCTAatcaagag TTCTTTTTATGATGGTTTCAATGACGtgacatgcatgaggaattttcagccaaatcttaaaagccaatctaattctgaaataacaatccaagaagtagagtgtgatgatgaaacagaataTGATGAAAAAGCAGCATTTGAGGAAATCAATAGAGAACTAAAACACTTTGAAGAAAAGACCaagcctaatttgaatgaaactaaagcaatcaatttaggagatcaagataatgtcagggaaaccaagataa TTCATAAATTGCCAACTGATCCGGCATTCCCTCCAGTCAAGCAAAAGTTAAGGAAGTTCAAGACTGACATGAGTgtgaagatcaaagaagaaatcacaatGCAGCTTGACGCAAAGGTCATTTGGGTCACTcgatatcccacttggttagctaatgttgtgccagtaccaaagaaggatggtaagaccagg atcctgatggatgaagaagaagaagaaaagatagCATTCATCACGCCATGGGGGACATATTACTACCGGGTAATGCCATTCgatttgaagaatgctggggcaacttacatgagggcaatgaataccatatttcatgacatgatacacaaggaaattgaggtttatgtagatgatgtgatcataaagtcaaagaagcagtccgACCATGTTGGGGATTTGAGAAAAATTTTCCAAAGGCTTCGCAGGTACAAGCTCAAGCTTAATCCGGcgaaatgtgcatttggtgtcccgtccgggaaactgttgggattcatagtcagtcgaTGCAATATTGAGTTGGACCCGTCAAAGATCAAGGCCATCCAACAATTACCACCTCCAAAGAATAAAACTGAGGTGATGAGCCTGCTCGGgaggttaaactacatcagcaggtttattgctGAACTCACAACGACTTGTGAGCCCATTTTTAGGTTGTTGAAGAGGAATGCTGCAC gaagaattgcaaagtggcagattttactcacagaatttgacatcatctatgtgacccggaccgcgatgaaagcccaagcctTGGCCGAACACTTGGCCGAGAATCCAGTGGATGAAGAGTATGAACCAttgaagacttattttcctgatgaagaggTAATGTATGTTGACGAGGTTGACCTTGAGGAAAAGCCTggttggaaactcttctttgatggagctgctaaCATGAAAGGCGTCGGAATAGGGGTTGTACTCATTTGTGAAACAAG gtcaatagaattcaggcatattcccaggattcataatgagattATCGACGCCTTGGCTACTCTAGCGTCAATGTTACACCATCCGTATAAGACTTATGTCGACCCTCTGCATATCCAAGTCCGTGATCAGCACACTTATTGTAATGTGGTTGAAGAGGAAATTGATGGTGAACCTTGGTTCCATGATGTCAAAGAATACATCGAGTCGGGGATATATCCGGTACATGCCATAGgtgatcaaaagagaaccattcgacATCTGGCTAGTGGATTTTACTTGAGCAGAGAAATCTTGTACAAGAGGACTCTAGATCTGGGACTACTAAGGTGCATAGATGCTAAACAATCTTCGACTATCATGGCCGAAGTGCATGCCGGATTTTGCGGGTCACATATGAGTGGTTATGTCTTGGCAAAGAATattcttcgagcaggttattattggctcaccatggaacgaGATTATATCAGCTTTGTTcgcaaatgtcatcaatgccaggtgcgcggtgatttgattcattccccgccATCTGAGTTGCACACAATGTCTGCACCTTGGCCCTTTGTCGCTTGGGACATGGATGCCATTGGACCAATTGAGCTGGCAGCGTCAAATGGGCATAGGTTTATTCTAGTGGCCATTGATTATtttaccaagtgggtcgaagct gtgcaactccttatttgctggtatatgAAACTGAGGCATTTATACCTACGGAAGTTGAGAATTCAATCCCTTCAAATCGTTGctgaagctgaaattgatgatgatgaatggGTCAAAACTCGACTAGAGCAGTTGAGTTTGATTAATGAAAAAATATTGGCAGTagtatgtcatggtcaattgtatcagaaaagaatagcaagagcatacaacaagaaggtgcgtccCCGGAAATTTGAAGTGGGCCAGctggtattgaaacgcatccttccacatcaggctgaagctaaaggcaagtttGCCCCAAACTGGCAGGGGCCGTTCATTGTGACAAATGTGTTGCCCAATAgtgctttgtatttaacagacatagaaggtaaatgtgtggatatggctatcaattctgatgcagtcaagagatattatgtatga